One stretch of Meriones unguiculatus strain TT.TT164.6M chromosome 7, Bangor_MerUng_6.1, whole genome shotgun sequence DNA includes these proteins:
- the Foxj1 gene encoding forkhead box protein J1, producing MAESWLRLCGAGPGDEAGPEGSVEEPDALDDSLTSLQWLQEFSILNAKAPTLPPGGTDPHGYHQVPGSVAPGSPLAADPACFGQPHTPGKPTSSCTSRSAPPGLQAPPPDDVDYATNPHVKPPYSYATLICMAMQASKATKITLSAIYKWITDNFCYFRHADPTWQNSIRHNLSLNKCFIKVPREKDEPGKGGFWRIDPQYAERLLSGAFKKRRLPPVHIHPAFARQASQEPSAASWGGPLTVNTEAQQLLQEFEEATGEGGWGTGEGRLGHKRKQPLPKRVAKVLRPPSTLLLTQEEQGELEPLKGNFDWEAIFEAGTLGEELSSLEGLELSPPLSPASHGDVDLTVHGRHIDCPATWGPPAEQAADSLDFDETFLATSFLQHPWDESGSGCLPPEPLFEAGDATLAADLQDWASVGAFL from the exons ATGGCGGAGAGCTGGCTGCGCCTCTGCGGAGCAGGGCCTGGGGACGAGGCCGGGCCAGAGGGCAGCGTGGAGGAGCCGGACGCCCTGGATGACAGCCTGACCAGCCTGCAATGGCTGCAGGAATTCTCCATTCTCAATGCCAAGGCCCCCACTCTGCCCCCGGGGGGCACCGACCCCCACGGCTACCACCAAGTGCCGGGCTCGGTGGCGCCCGGGTCACCCCTGGCGGCAGACCCTGCCTGCTTTGGGCAGCCTCACACACCAGGCAAGCCCACCTCCTCCTGCACATCTCGAAGCGCGCCCCCGGGGCTGCAGGCCCCGCCCCCTGACGACGTGGACTATGCCACCAACCCACACGTAAAGCCGCCCTACTCGTACGCCACCCTCATCTGCATGGCCATGCAGGCCAGCAAGGCCACCAAGATCACTCTGTCGGCCATCTACAAGTGGATCACGGACAACTTCTGCTACTTCCGCCATGCGGATCCCACCTGGCAG AATTCCATTCGCCACAACCTGTCCCTGAACAAGTGCTTCATCAAGGTGCCTCGAGAGAAGGACGAGCCTGGCAAGGGCGGCTTCTGGCGCATCGACCCTCAGTATGCGGAGCGCCTGCTCAGCGGGGCCTTCAAGAAGCGGAGGCTGCCCCCAGTCCACATCCACCCTGCCTTTGCCcggcaggcctcccaggaaccCAGCGCTGCCTCCTGGGGTGGGCCTCTGACCGTGAACACCGAGGCCCAGCAGCTGCTGCAGGAGTTTGAGGAGGCCACAGGGGAGGGGGGCTGGGGCACAGGAGAGGGCAGGCTGGGGCATAAGCGGAAGCAGCCGCTGCCCAAGAGGGTGGCCAAGGTCCTGCGGCCGCCCAGCACGCTGCTGCTGACCCAGGAGGAGCAGGGTGAGCTGGAACCCCTCAAAGGCAACTTCGACTGGGAGGCCATCTTCGAGGCTGGCACTCTGGGTGAGGAGCTGAGCTCTCTGGAGGGCCTAGAGCTAAGCCCTCCGCTGAGCCCCGCCTCACATGGAGATGTGGATCTTACCGTCCACGGCCGCCACATCGACTGCCCCGCTACCTGGGGACCTCCAGCGGAACAGGCTGCCGACAGCCTAGACTTTGACGAGACCTTCCTGGCCACATCCTTCCTCCAGCATCCCTGGGATGAGAGTGGCAGTGGCTGCCTGCCCCCAGAGCCCCTCTTTGAAGCAGGGGATGCCACCCTGGCCGCTGACCTGCAGGACTGGGCCAGTGTGGGTGCCTTCTTGTAA